One region of Haloprofundus salilacus genomic DNA includes:
- a CDS encoding DNA topoisomerase IV subunit A — protein sequence MSSNTDIQDEKARERLIDLAAEFYDQFAGGQIPEMKLPTRTKSNIEYDEESKVWVYGDRTSTRSANSVRGARKLLKAVYTIDFLAQQLEEDRSSTLRELYYLSESWDSEEAGFNDQDESNQLVEDLEIVSKVTREDFHMRPEESGATLMGPLEIREQTRRGEREIHCQQDVGEGGYQIPNNPDTIEFLDHDIEFILCVETGGMRDRLVENGFDEEHGAMVVHLKGQPARATRRITKRLHDELDLPVVVFTDGDPWSYRIYGSVAYGSIKSAHLSEYLATPEAKFVGIQPQDIVDYDLPTDPLSDSDVNALQSELDDPRFQTEYWTEQIELQLDIGKKAEQQALASRGLDFVTDTYLPERLGEMGVL from the coding sequence ATGAGTTCAAACACGGATATTCAAGACGAGAAAGCCCGCGAGCGTCTCATCGACCTCGCAGCGGAGTTCTACGACCAGTTCGCGGGCGGGCAGATTCCGGAGATGAAACTGCCCACCCGAACAAAGAGCAACATCGAGTACGACGAGGAGAGCAAGGTCTGGGTGTACGGCGACCGCACCAGCACCCGAAGCGCCAACAGCGTTCGCGGTGCGCGGAAACTGCTCAAGGCCGTCTACACCATCGACTTCCTCGCCCAGCAGTTGGAGGAAGACCGCTCATCGACGCTGCGTGAGTTGTACTACCTCTCGGAGTCGTGGGACTCCGAGGAGGCAGGTTTCAACGACCAGGACGAGTCGAACCAGTTGGTCGAGGACCTCGAAATCGTCTCGAAGGTCACCCGCGAGGACTTCCACATGCGCCCCGAGGAGTCCGGGGCGACCCTGATGGGACCGCTCGAGATTCGCGAGCAGACGCGACGCGGCGAACGCGAGATTCACTGCCAGCAGGACGTCGGCGAGGGCGGCTACCAGATTCCGAACAACCCGGACACCATCGAGTTCCTCGACCACGACATCGAGTTCATCCTCTGCGTGGAGACCGGTGGGATGCGCGACCGCCTCGTCGAGAACGGCTTCGACGAGGAGCACGGCGCGATGGTCGTCCACCTGAAGGGCCAACCCGCCCGCGCGACCCGCCGCATCACGAAACGCCTCCACGACGAACTCGACTTACCCGTCGTGGTCTTCACCGACGGCGACCCATGGTCGTACCGCATCTACGGCTCCGTGGCGTACGGTTCCATCAAGTCCGCGCACCTCTCGGAGTATCTTGCGACGCCCGAAGCCAAATTCGTCGGCATCCAGCCGCAGGACATCGTCGACTACGACCTGCCGACCGACCCACTCTCGGACTCCGACGTCAACGCGCTGCAGAGCGAGTTGGACGACCCGCGGTTCCAGACGGAGTACTGGACCGAGCAGATAGAGCTCCAGCTCGACATCGGCAAGAAGGCTGAACAGCAGGCGCTCGCTTCGCGTGGGCTGGACTTCGTCACCGACACCTACCTCCCCGAGCGACTCGGCGAGATGGGTGTCCTGTAG